Proteins from one Hyperolius riggenbachi isolate aHypRig1 chromosome 2, aHypRig1.pri, whole genome shotgun sequence genomic window:
- the FZD9 gene encoding frizzled-9, giving the protein MSHLGYLLTLPYVWQMLMMTVALEMGLYDVERGREAKCELIQIPMCQGIGYNMTRMPNYVGHESQAEAAVKLQEFAPLVEYGCHLHLRFFLCSLYAPMCTEQVSTTIPACKPMCESARLKCGPIMERFNFGWPESLNCDHLPSKNDPNALCMEAPENATNGDPVTNGNGMLPVAPRPPRIDIPVRCTNPDKFLYVERSGVCAPRCTPGVDVYWSSSDKDFALVWMAAWSGLCFISTAFTVLTFLLHPQRFQYPERPIIFLSMCYNVYSTAFLIRAAAGAPSIACDREGGAPYLIREGLESSGCTLVFLILYYFGMASSLWWVVLTLTWFLAASKKWGHEAIESHGSYFHLAAWGIPAVKTIIILTMRKVGGDELTGLCYVGGSDPSALTGFVLVPLSCYLVTGTSFLLTGFVALFHIRRVMKTGGTNTEKLEKLMVKIGVFSILYTVPATCIIVCCFYERLNLSHWEALAREEPCRTASGSGRPDCSLPASIPSVAVFMLKIFMSLAVGITSGVWVWSSKTLQAWQGILCQRRLGVVGARTRGKPRSAGGIPCSLSSCPYKPPPLTLQVAKTDLFMDCPTHV; this is encoded by the coding sequence ATGTCTCATTTAGGCTACCTGTTAACCCTTCCCTATGTTTGGCAGATGCTGATGATGACCGTTGCCCTGGAGATGGGTTTATATGACGTTGAGAGGGGAAGAGAAGCAAAATGTGAACTTATTCAGATTCCTATGTGTCAAGGCATCGGCTACAACATGACGAGGATGCCCAACTATGTTGGCCATGAGTCTCAGGCAGAGGCAGCAGTAAAGCTGCAGGAGTTTGCCCCACTTGTGGAATACGGCTGTCATCTTCATCTTCGTTTTTTCCTCTGCTCCCTTTATGCACCTATGTGTACGGAACAGGTGTCCACTACCATTCCAGCCTGCAAGCCCATGTGTGAGTCTGCACGACTGAAGTGTGGCCCCATAATGGAACGCTTTAATTTTGGTTGGCCGGAGTCTTTGAACTGTGACCATCTGCCCAGCAAAAATGACCCAAATGCCCTGTGCATGGAGGCTCCTGAGAATGCCACCAATGGGGATCCTGTAACAAACGGAAATGGCATGCTTCCTGTGGCACCCCGGCCTCCTCGAATAGATATACCCGTCCGTTGCACCAATCCGGACAAATTTCTATATGTGGAGCGGAGTGGAGTTTGTGCTCCAAGGTGTACCCCAGGTGTGGATGTCTACTGGTCCTCAAGTGATAAGGACTTTGCCTTAGTGTGGATGGCAGCCTGGTCTGGTCTTTGCTTTATCTCCACTGCCTTCACTGTTCTGACATTTTTATTACACCCCCAGCGATTCCAGTATCCTGAGCGGCCAATTATATTTCTCAGTATGTGTTACAATGTATACTCTACTGCATTTCTCATCCGTGCTGCAGCTGGAGCACCCAGCATAGCTTGTGATCGCGAGGGCGGTGCACCCTACTTGATCCGAGAGGGCCTGGAAAGCAGTGGCTGTACCCTCGTCTTTCTCATACTGTACTATTTCGGTATGGCTAGTTCCCTGTGGTGGGTGGTGTTAACTCTCACCTGGTTCCTGGCAGCAAGCAAAAAGTGGGGACATGAAGCCATTGAGTCCCATGGTAGTTACTTTCACTTGGCCGCTTGGGGTATTCCAGCGGTAAAGACTATTATCATCCTCACAATGCGGAAAGTGGGGGGAGATGAGTTGACTGGACTCTGCTATGTTGGAGGCTCAGATCCTAGCGCTCTAACTGGATTTGTTCTTGTGCCTCTTTCCTGCTACTTGGTAAccggaacgtcctttctgctaacTGGCTTTGTGGCGCTCTTCCACATCCGGCGTGTAATGAAAACTGGTGGAACCAACACAGAGAAACTGGAAAAACTAATGGTTAAGATCGGTGTGTTCTCCATACTCTATACTGTCCCAGCAACCTGTATCATTGTTTGTTGCTTTTATGAACGTCTTAACTTGTCACATTGGGAGGCCTTGGCTCGTGAAGAGCCCTGCAGGACAGCAAGCGGAAGTGGCAGGCCGGATTGCAGCCTGCCGGCCTCCATACCCAGCGTAGCAGTCTTTATGCTGAAGATCTTCATGTCACTAGCTGTGGGCATAACCAGTGGTGTATGGGTATGGAGTTCAAAGACACTACAGGCTTGGCAAGGAATCCTGTGCCAGCGACGGCTAGGGGTGGTGGGCGCAAGGACTCGAGGGAAGCCTCGAAGTGCAGGAGGTATTCCCTGCAGTTTGAGCAGCTGTCCATATAAACCCCCACCCCTTACTCTACAAGTGGCTAAAACAGACCTCTTCATGGACTGTCCAACACATGTgtga